The genomic segment ACCGTGCGTCATCACCGCCTGCTGGCAGGCGTCGAAGGCGGCTTCGCCGGCGAGGTACTTCGCCGCGTTCGCCTCGGCGCCGCAGGGCCTGCCGTTGTCGTAGAGCCAGGCGGCCTTGAACACCATCAGGTTCGCCGCCTCCAGCGCCATCCAGTTCGCCGCGAGCGGATGCTGGATCGCCTGGTTCTTGCCGATCGGGCGGCCGAAGACGATCCGCTCCTTGGCGTAGCTCGCCGCGCGCGCAAGCGCGCAGCGCCCCAGCCCCACCGATTCTGCGGCGATCAGGATGCGCTCCGGGTTCATGCCGTGCAGGATGTATTCGAAGCCGCGCCCCTCCTCGCCGATGCGATCCTCCTCGGGCACCGGCATGGCATCGAAGAACACCTGGTTCGAGTCCACGGCCTTCCTGCCCATCTTCTCGATCTCGCGCACTTCGACGTAGCGCCGGTCGAGATCGGTATAAAAGAGCGAGAGGCCCTGCGTCGGCTTCTTCACCTCTTCGAGCGGCGTCGTGCGCGCAAGAAGCAGGATCTTCTCCGCCACCTGGGCGGTGGAGATCCAGACCTTCTGGCCGGAGATGTAGTACTTGCCGCCGCGCTTTTCGGCGCGCGTCTTCAGGCGCGTCGTGTCCAGGCCCGTGTTCGGCTCGGTGACGGCAAAGCAGGCGCGTTCGCGCCCGGCGATCAACCCGGGAAGCATGCGCCTTTTCTGCTCCTCGGTGCCGAACACGACCACCGGGTTGAGGCCGAAGATGTTCATGTGCACGGCGGAGGCGCCGGAAAACCCCGCGCCGGATTCGGCGATCGCCTGCATCATGATCGCCGCCTCGGTGATGCCGAGCCCGGCGCCGCCATACGCCTCCGGCATCGCGATCCCCAGCCAGCCGTCGGCGGCGAGCGCCCGGTGGAAGTCCTCGGGGAAACCGCCTTCGCGGTCCTTTTTCAGCCAGTACGCGTCGTCGAAGCGCGCGCAGAGCTTCGCCACCGCCTCGCGAATACGCTCCTGTTCCGGGGTAAAGGCGAAGTCCATCGTACTCGGTTCCAACTCACCGGATTGTGCCAGTTGCGCCGCGTGGGCGTGACCCTGGAGCGCGAAACCGCGGTCCGCTGCGCGTCCGGCGATTCACGGGGCCATCTCGCGAGGCTCAAGCAAGCGCACCCCTCGCCGCCCTCAGGGCTTCGACTCCCCCGTGGCGCGATCCGCGGGTCGCGCGAGAAGGCTCGCCACAATGGACACGGCCAGCACGATCGCAACGGCGCCGAGCATCCAGAGAACGGGCACCTTGTACAGATCGGTGATGAGCATCTTGATGCCGACCAGGGTTACGATCACGGCAAGGCCGTATCCGAGAAGGTGGAAGCGCCCTGCCATGTCGGCGAGCAGGAAGTACATGGCCCGCAAGCCCAGGATGGCGAAGGTGTTCGCGGTGAACACGATGAACGGATCGCTCGTCACCGCGAAGATGGCCGGAATGCTGTCCACGGCGAAGATGAGGTCCGTCACCTCGACCAGCACCAGAACGAGGAACAGAGGCGTGAATGCCCGCCCGCCGTTCTCGATCACCACGAAGCGCTCGCCATGCAGCCGGCTGGTGATGCGCAGGTGGCCCCGAAGCCAGCGCAACAGAACATTGGAGCCGAGATCGCTTGTCTGGCCCGTGAACAGGAACATCTTGACGCCGGTGACGACCAGAAACGCGCCGAAGACGTAGAAGATCCACGAGAACTGCTCGATCAGGAGGGCTCCAAGGTAAATGAGCACCGCGCGCATGAGAATCGCGCCGACCACTCCCCACAGGAGCACGCGCTTCTGAAGTTCGGGCGGTATCGAAAAGTAAGTGAAGATCGTGATCCAGACGAACACGTTCTCGACGGCGAGGCCCTTTTCGATGAGGTAGCCGGTCGCATATTCGAGAGTTTTGCGCGTAGCGATTTCGGCGCCGAATTGTCCCTCGAGGTACCACCAGAACCAGGCGCCGAAGGCGCCGGCCGCCACAATCCATACGACCGACCACCCAGCCGCCTCCCTCACCGAAACCCTGTGATCGCCTTTCGTTCGCAGAAGGAGGAAGTCCACCGCGAGCAAGACGGCGACGAGGAGGCTAAAGCCTACGTAAAGGAGCGGCGTTCCGGTGTGCTCGATATCAGTCACGAGAAGAACTCTCGACAGCGCGGTTCAGACCGCAATCCACACCTCGGCTACCCGAGAAGCTGCGGGTTCGATTGCCAAATCACCCACGAGAGCACCGAGGCGAATGTCACCCAGACAAGGTAAGGCACCAGCAACAGCGCGGCAAGGCGATTGACGCGCCAGAATGCCGCCGCGGTCGCGACGATGAGGGCCCAAAGCAGCACGATTTCGGCGAACGCCGCCGCACCTTCCCGCCACGCGAAGAAAAGCCAGCTCCAGAGCGCGTTGGCCGCCAGTTGCACCGCGAAGAGGCCCACCGCCAGCCTCGCCGCGGGAAAGCCTGCGGAGCGCCACACCATCCAAACGGCAACGGCCATCAGCGTGTAGAGCAGCGACCATACCGGACCGAACAGCCAACCGGGTGGCGCCCACTCGGGCTTCACGAGCTCCGCATAGAAGGACCGCGCTTGTGCGGATCCGAGCGCACCCAAAGCCGCCGCCGCGTAGGTGACACCCAGCGCCAGAATTAGCGCGACAAGCTGGACACCCACAGGCGGACGGTGAGCCGGCATGGGCCGATGCGGTCTAACGCTGTTTGCTGCCTCGCACGTGCCCGACTACCTTGGCAGGTATGGCGAGACACAACCGCAGCGGACGCTTCTTGACGATGCGCAGTCGCTACTGCACACGGCGGCCGGGCGCGAGGACCACTTCGCCCCTTGGGCAATCAAGCCGCGGAATCACCGCGGCCGGCACCGCACGCTTGCGGCCGTCGGTTGGTAACGCTTGCGAGCCGGAGCGCACTGCTCACGAGTTTACGTCCTCGAGTCGTACCCCGCGCCCGGCGCGCAAGCTGGCGCGCGCCCGCGCGATTCGATCGAGGAACCGCGGATCGTTCTCCAGGCGGTAGTCGAACCAGTCCTCTTCCGACCGGAACCCGATGAGAACGCCCGCGGGCTTCCCATGTCGGGTGATTACGATCTCACCCTTCTCAGCCTCCCTGAGATAACGAGACAGGTCATCCTTGACTGCCGCCAAGGGAACCTGCCTAGTTTTCACTCTGGGTCCGATTTTCCGTATTTCGCGAGCCATTCTGCAGCCTCCGATTTGAGAACGATCGCCAAGATCTCGACGCGTTCCTCCCTGACATCATAGAACACCCGCACCTCCCCGAGCCTTAGCCGATACTGAGGTTGCGCCAGCTTCTTCAGTCGTTTGATTCGACTACGGCTCTGCTTCGTCGGCTCGTGCCGAAGGTGCGTCTCAAGGCCGTCACGCGCGGCCGCGCGGATGTTGGCCGTCAATCCCTTCGGGTCCTCGACCGCCTGAGCTGCGAGAATGATCTTCAAGAGCCTTCTGGCTAGGTTATAGCCAAAAGGCAGTGGGCCGGTCTACGGTCAAGGTTCACCAGCAAGCCGCGGAGCGGACCGTCCACTGCGACCGGTTGTTGGCGGTTCTAACTCCAAAGCGTCCATTTCTGCCACTGTCACATTGGGATCCACGTGTGCGTAACGGGGTCGAACTTTTCGGGTCTGGGGGTATTCGCGATTTCCAAGAAGCGCCGTGCTACCGTTATCGCTGAGTCCTTCTTGGGCTCTTCAAAGTTGAGGG from the Burkholderiales bacterium genome contains:
- a CDS encoding acyl-CoA dehydrogenase family protein yields the protein MDFAFTPEQERIREAVAKLCARFDDAYWLKKDREGGFPEDFHRALAADGWLGIAMPEAYGGAGLGITEAAIMMQAIAESGAGFSGASAVHMNIFGLNPVVVFGTEEQKRRMLPGLIAGRERACFAVTEPNTGLDTTRLKTRAEKRGGKYYISGQKVWISTAQVAEKILLLARTTPLEEVKKPTQGLSLFYTDLDRRYVEVREIEKMGRKAVDSNQVFFDAMPVPEEDRIGEEGRGFEYILHGMNPERILIAAESVGLGRCALARAASYAKERIVFGRPIGKNQAIQHPLAANWMALEAANLMVFKAAWLYDNGRPCGAEANAAKYLAGEAAFDACQQAVMTHG
- a CDS encoding TspO/MBR family protein — encoded protein: MPAHRPPVGVQLVALILALGVTYAAAALGALGSAQARSFYAELVKPEWAPPGWLFGPVWSLLYTLMAVAVWMVWRSAGFPAARLAVGLFAVQLAANALWSWLFFAWREGAAAFAEIVLLWALIVATAAAFWRVNRLAALLLVPYLVWVTFASVLSWVIWQSNPQLLG
- a CDS encoding TerC family protein, with translation MTDIEHTGTPLLYVGFSLLVAVLLAVDFLLLRTKGDHRVSVREAAGWSVVWIVAAGAFGAWFWWYLEGQFGAEIATRKTLEYATGYLIEKGLAVENVFVWITIFTYFSIPPELQKRVLLWGVVGAILMRAVLIYLGALLIEQFSWIFYVFGAFLVVTGVKMFLFTGQTSDLGSNVLLRWLRGHLRITSRLHGERFVVIENGGRAFTPLFLVLVLVEVTDLIFAVDSIPAIFAVTSDPFIVFTANTFAILGLRAMYFLLADMAGRFHLLGYGLAVIVTLVGIKMLITDLYKVPVLWMLGAVAIVLAVSIVASLLARPADRATGESKP
- a CDS encoding type II toxin-antitoxin system Phd/YefM family antitoxin, encoding MAAVKDDLSRYLREAEKGEIVITRHGKPAGVLIGFRSEEDWFDYRLENDPRFLDRIARARASLRAGRGVRLEDVNS
- a CDS encoding type II toxin-antitoxin system RelE/ParE family toxin: MKIILAAQAVEDPKGLTANIRAAARDGLETHLRHEPTKQSRSRIKRLKKLAQPQYRLRLGEVRVFYDVREERVEILAIVLKSEAAEWLAKYGKSDPE